Within the Populus trichocarpa isolate Nisqually-1 chromosome 14, P.trichocarpa_v4.1, whole genome shotgun sequence genome, the region CAAATATTATCTTAACATGCTGCCCAGCAGATTTGAGATGAGCCTCGGTATAGCATTAATTGAGGTTCTCTCGAGGCACACATCTGATGAAGTATACTTAGGTCAGAGGCCGCTGTTAGAGTGCACTGACGATGGAGTTCAGGAAAAATTCAAGAAGTTCAACGAACATCTCCAAGAGATAGAGAAGAAAATTATTCAGAGGAACAAAGATCCTAAGTTTAAGAACAGGAGCGGCCCTGCCAAGATCCCATATGAACTTCTCTACCCAGATACATCCAATGTTGGATCCACATGGGGCATCACAGGAAAGGGGATCCCTAACAACATATCAATATAGCACGACTTCATTATACTGCAAAATGGAGTCCAGTGATGACTATACAGTCACTATAGAAGTGTTTCTCCAAAATATATACTTGTCCAAAGCATGTTAAGCTCCACCATTTTCCTGGTCTCATCCTGATAGTGATTGCATTACTGAAACATGTTCTTTGTTTCTTATGAGTCAAAGGGGAGAAAATATCAAAGGTTCAATTTAATAGTATTCATCCAAGGCAGTATGCTGCCAATGGACTTTGTCTCACCTAGACAAGCATCGAAAGTGGAGAAAGCTAGAGCCAGAGAGTCAAATGGGACTATAACATTTGTCTTCGATGTGCACGCAAGATTAACAGTAAAATGATGAAAGACGgacaaaggaagaaaaaaaaaagaactagaaGATAAAACTAATGGTTCAGTAAATAcagatataaattaaagaagCAGATATACGGAAGGCATACAAAATATGCCAGCAGCTACCAAAATTCAGCACTATTTCCTATGACCTTGAGATGTCCCAGAAAACCAGCAGACCATTAAATACCGGCCAATCATGCAACCATTCCATCTTCCATCTTGTAAAAAAACACGGGTATTTATTAGCAACATCGACCCTGAAGTGCAAATGCTGCCAAATCAACAATTCCAAGATTGCCCAACACCATATCAGCAACCATTTCAGCAGTACCCAAAGCCTCCaaatcgaagaaaaaaaaatgatgagcgATTCCTTTGTTCAGCAGAGATTTATCAGCGgtcaaaaggataaaaaataactgcGAAGCTAATTTCCAAATACAGGCAGGGAACATAAGTTGTCACTAATCAAGTTTAGTTTAAAACTAGAACAATATGGTCAAACTTAAAAGcctgaatttatttttagaaggggaaaaaaagaataagaaaggaaaaacaccTAACCACTTTTCTTCAGTGGAAAAGAGGGATACAGATATTACCATAGAAAGTCCTCCTCCTTCATGCCCAGTTGCGATGATCACATTCATCAAACCAGGCACAGGCCCAATCACTGGCTTCCCATCAGGCACTAGAACAGTAGAACACATTTCATAAGTACAAGGTGATGGCTTAAagtacaaatttaaaattttcaagtcCTAGTGCCTTGGAAAGAAATTTTTTCCTCTATGCATGTCCTGAAGTACATGGACTTACTATAAGGGCGTAATCCTATTCTCACTTTTCTATCCAAAGTGAAATCTTCAAGGGGCAGCTCTTTTAGTTTGGGAAAGAACTCTCCAGCCCTCTTCCATATATGATTAATAATGGACTCATCCACTTTAGTGCTATACCCAGTAAACTGACGGCTGCTCCCTGAAAAGTTGAATAGTAGATGATAGGCCACACAAGCAGTCATTGAATGAACAACAGTATCTTATTTTGAAGTAACATAATTACgaagaaaataatatgctaGGAAGAGCAGAAGACGTGACATAAATATCCAAGATTTACCAGAAAGCCACACTCACTCTCTGTTCGCCAAATACAATTACTCATGCAAACAATTTAGTATCAAGTCTTATGAGGTTGCAATTCACCCAAGTTATTGTATGCAAGTTAAGATCGATGATATTAGATATCATGGAACTAAAAGTACAAAAAATTTACCAAGAACAAGGTTTCCCATTGTGTCCATCGTGGCCGTCATCGAGACAGACGGGGTTTGCCCTTCCTCAACTTTTACTGAATGTGAACTTTTGCGATCTAAAGCATCATGTAGATGATCAACATAACCCATCTCCATCAGGCCATGGTCCAATCTAAAGGAACTAAAGTTCTCAAGGACAACCAAGTGACCCtgttaaaaagattaaatgCATAACAGGTCTTATATATACAACAAGTGCAAGATACAAAATGGAATCACCCAATAAAGCtcatgtttaataaataaataaataaataaataacaaagaaagaaaatggtaaTCCCAGGCCATTTTATATAAtgcaaaataagaataaaaatcttGGGTTATGTGATCCTAGCTCCAACCTTCCGAGGCTTAACAGGGACATTCAACAAAATATCTGATTCTCTAAACAAGTCATGTGCCAAAGACCCGCTCCAACAACCAGCTGCCACTATAACAGCCTTCTTACTGTACAATGTATTCTTGAAAGTCCGAACACCTTCAACCTCACTGCTGCTATCAGATCTGTACACGTTAGAATTGAAGTAGTAATCTCAGAACTTATACCCCCTTGAAACCACAAAGAATTCACAGCCAGTTACAGAGAAGTGTGAGAATAAACCTCAATAAACCTGTCACAGGATCATGAAAGAACTCCGCATATCTCCCTTTTATAGAAAAATGCCTATTAGCCTACATACACATGAACCACACAAGCATGAATTCCACCACATGCCAACTGAAAACAATGCTGACTAATTGAGACaagggaaaaattaataaacctttTGAATGAATGCAACAGCACGTTGAGCGTCCAATTGACAATCATCGGGTAGAAACGCAGCCCCACCATCTTTACCGACCTCAAGCTCAGGTTCCTTTAATCGCAAAGCATCACTTGTTAAGTACTTTGCTCTCAATCCAGCTTCAGATAATCTcttcactttctttttcaacGTTGCTGCCTCTTTGGCAGTTCTGCCTACCAACAAACttcctataataataatttaagaaaaaaaatcacaaacaatTATCACACTGCCCAATTAGCTAAACATAAAAGTTATCTTCAGAGACttttatgaataaatttaaataattaccagTCCGTTTCCAACCTAATTCTTGTAACGGATCCAGGCCTTGGGCACGCACCTTCTCTGCAAACATTTGCCACAGTTTATAGCTTCTCATTGTGAGGTCCCATGTGTCACTCTCTGGTTCCTGGTGCACCATCCACAAGTATCCCTGCCCTGTAACCGTcacaaagtaaaacaaaaacaatattctgaaaaaaataaacaaaacgaGAGATAATAATCAGAATTTGTTACTAAGAATACCAGCGCCAGTAGCACCAGAGCAAGGGACGTCCTTATCAACAACAGCAACGGAAAGGTCCGACCCGATGAGGAACTGCCGGGCAATAGTTAACCAGATGATTCCAGCACCAATAATTACAACATCAAACGTGtgagtagaagaagaagaagaagaagaagaagaagaagtgattACGGGTTGAGTTCGAAAGGTTTTTGGTAGAGAAAGCGGTTTCCCGTTCGCGGTCAACGAGGAGCCAAAAAAGGTTGTTTTGAAGGTGACGATAGGGAAATGATTCCTTGGAAGCGAAACGACGTCGTTGTTGAGTGGTGGTGACTGTATGTGTAGCGTAACGGAAGCCATTTTTGGCTTTGATTCGCGATTGGAAGTTGAAACAGAACGGTTACCTCgacaaggaaaaggaaaaggaaacggTGTTAACTGTTACAACCGTACTTAATCcttaattcattaaattttttatcaattcaacttagaagtttaataatattaaaaaataaaattaattaattaatttaaaaatattttttttaaaaaaagttaaatttaattaaaaaaaacaatctatttcattttaaaaacaactaaaaattttcataaaagaacaacaaaacgCTGGAGGGtggtaaaaaagttttttttttttaaataaaataaaaccaagaaaactcgagtcaacatcATAAACtggggttaattttttaaaccttcAATCCATTAAATTCTAGACTTAAATTTAACTAAGAAGCTAAATACCAAGTTAATTAAATGTTGGaagatgaaataataaaaaaaatcttgcaagGTAAgacaatacaataataaaaagaattagatttgatatgaataaaatcaagaatgatgaaattgcaataaaaaacaattacaaaaatcatttaaataaaacaaatagtgatCAAAATGATGGGAATCAAATCTAACATATGAAAAATATccattgaggatgaaattgaaaaaaaatatctttaatttcataaattattttaaataaaaaaaattgtaataaagagaatagggatggaattgaaagaaatccttaatttcataaattattctaaataaaaaaattataataaagagaataaaaatgaaaatttaaagataacaAATCTCAGGGGCTAATTTGAGATCAACacaaaaaatgagaaagagagagggaaaaaaaatgaaacaaaaattcaCAGGTGCCAAACTAGCCACCATTAAGCTACGCGCGCCGCTTTAATTATGGAGGGGATGCCAAAATGTTCCGGTCGCCGTCCTGAAAGTAAAGTTTTAGCTATATGAAGGAGACATACATGTCGTCCGAAACCTACAAAAACTGTTCATGcaccttcaactttttttttattattattataaaaattattttattacctCTAATTACACTTGATAACTACAAAAAGCAAAgacaaaactttttaaatttcaaagttaATAACGTAATTTAACTATtgtaaaatcaaagttaaagaCGAAAAAATCCCTTAACCaaagtttaatgttttttttttgctatcaaGGACAATACAGTAATTATGTTATGcaagaaaaatgcaaaaacaaaaaaacaaattaatttaaccatattttttcttataataactaaaaaaacctctCTACCTCTAAAACAAGCCAAGCCAAgtaattgaagggtgaaatacTAAActcttacacacacacacacacacacacacacacacttctcTTTGCATTGAAAatcctactttttttttcttgttagaaAAAGGGGGCAACTTTTCCCTCTActcttcaggaaaaaaaaatctatatactCAATTTTAATTGAGTCTAAAATCTAGAAATTTGATACtgaacatttcaaaaaaaaatctgaatgtATATCAATATTTCCATCAAATTTCCTTGTACATGCGCATTAGACAAAAAGGTGTTGAGCGCTCAACTTCCCATCAAATCTTCTTGCTTTTCAAGTGCATATTAAACCTACAagctattaaaagaaaaacattgacTACAGACGAAACTGGAAATATTTAGGATTTAACTACAGAATTTATAGGCTTGGGATGCAACTCAAAACGGGTATAGAGGTTTCtaaagagagggagggagaggatCTATAACAAAATCACCAAAATACAACATGGGAAACTCATTATACAGACCGGGAACAGAACTGCAAATGCATATCTCTAATCAAATCGGCTTGAAGCCTACAATGGGGGAAACTCACTTCTAACCAGAAACCAGAGAGAAGTGTCATATCGCTGCCAAGCTAGTTTCGTCTTCGATAAAAAGGTAAAAGTTCTATGCTTCGACCTTGTTATGAATAAAGACTAGCTATGCGCGTCTCGAACTCAATAAACAGAAACTAAGCATCAGAGATCATCCAGGTTAATTATCCACTCATTGCACCTATCTGAACACTTCGTTTTAGAATCAGCTTCGGAAGCACAGTCAGAGTCAGCCAAGGCTCTGTCTAAGGAATCTGCTAAACTTGACTCCCATAAACCTAACCTACAAGCTCTATTGTAAGTCTCATACCCTGCAGCTCTTAGACCTTCTGAAACCATCTCCCTCAAAGGTCCGCGCATGTCTGAGCACTTATTCATGGTATTCAGAAAAGTTTCTGTCAACCCATGTTGCCAGAAAATCACAATGGCGCAGCTATTATCTACCAATCGCACATCAAATTCCTTGGAGAAAGCTTCATGAGACTCTTGTAGCAGGCTCTTTAGTATCCCAGCTGTCACCCTATCCCCAAATCCCCACAAGAAAACCATATCCTCACAGCTCACAGTTCTTGTGTTGTTAGTCCATATTTTGATTTCTCCATCTATTGGTTCTTCAGATGCAGTACAGAATGGACTGAAAATATTTGCGTAAGCTTCAAGGGCTGAAGCCCCTTTTTCTTCATCTGATTTGACAGCAGCAGGATCGATTTTGAGTATACTGCATAGCCTAGCAAACAATTCACAAATCTTCACAACATTTTGCCCATGAATAGTGTCTTCATTTTCCATAGCTGAAAAGATCAAATATGGTGTACATCAATCAAGTATGTCAAGTGGTATAACTTCATAATTTGCCGAAAGAAATTTCAATTGCCTACTTCATAATGTTTGGAGACCAGGCAAGAAAATAGAACCTACAAGCTATAAATAAGCAATTCATAAATAGACTTCCGTAACACAGATTTCCATTAATCCCCTATCATATAACATATGTCAGCCTGTTCATGAAAAAACCAGAGAGAGTAACTGACCTTGGCATGGAATTTCCATATCAATGGGTGTAAAGAACCGATTCTTTAATTGAGAAATAGCTACAGGTATACTAGTAACTTTTCTCAGAGGACTGATCTCCTTCATCAGATGGTTGACATCAATTACCAGGGGGAAAGCCAAACGCAAGGAACACATAAACTCATCCACTGTAGGAGGCAGGGGAGCTATGAATTTTGAATGAATAACTGTTAAATCTGCATGTAGCAGTATCGATCCATGAGATTagctaccaaaaaaaaaaacatatactttattttcagataaaCAGAAACTTGAGTTCATAGATATACACCATTAAGGGAACCATGCGAGACAACAGGCTTCTGAGAAGCAGATATCAAATCGATCACCTCTCGAAAGCCACGGACCTTTTTCTTTAGTTCCTGTTCGTCATTTTGAAGCTTTCCCTGTCAATCAAGCATCAATTAGATCATTAAGTGTAGCTTGACCATGATCATCACCAAGGATTGAGATATAGTTGCTACCTGCAGAAGATCTTTATCCTCCTTTGAACTTGTTAAAACAACACGAACTGCCTGCATTGCTCCACCCTTTGCTGGAATTATTAAAGGAACAACATCATCAGCAAATTCTTGCAACATCTGTAGccaacaaacataaaaattcaagatattattACCAACAAAAATTGGAAGCAAAACAAGTCTAATTCAGTAAAACCAGCAATAAGGATAAGAATCTCATGCATCACTACTAACTGACAGTCCAGACTATCCTTTCAATCTACCTCAACCACAAGCTGCGCTTGGCGTTCACTGCAAACATCTATATTCATGCACGGTCTTGAATCATACTCTTCATTTCCTAGAACGAGTTTTCTTAGGGATCTGACCAGAGCATCTGGAAACAAAAAGGTAAActcataataattttgttttcttataaaaaaaaaaacaaacgaaaGGAAAGGAATGACATAATCAAACCACCTTGAATTTGGTtgccttctttccttgtgcTAGTTTCTTTACATGCTTTCTTCCAATTTTTAATGTGTGATTTAATCCTTTCAACGAATACAGAATCAGCAACAGAAAGGGTAGAAGTGGATTCTGTCACATTCTTTGCAAGTATTGGATTCCCCATCTGAATTTTTGCAGCAGATTCTTGTTCTCTGGACAAGTATGAGATACCTATCAAATCAGAAGAATCACACAGATTTTCAAAAACAAGCTCAATACATGGAGGCAGCAGACTCTACTCGACACTTGTCATGCTCCTAAAATGATACTGGAATACATTCACTATCTATTTCAacaggtaaaaaaagaaaaaaccaaatatgGATGATTCTTACTTTGATTAGGCTTAGACTTGAGAGTGGCCAGTTGTTAGTGCCAAAAATAACTATTAACTCAACCTTATTCAATGATTTGAGTGAGAAAGCATCTTAACCTTGGCTcacttctattttctttaatttaaacaatGTGACATTCTAAAGGATTTAGAATATAGAAGAAAGAATTAGAATCCAAATTTGGAAATTCTTAGAGTACACATATGAAGCAATGCAACTTTAAGGGAATACATACCATCATTTATGCAAGAATTAAAGTCAAAACCTTGGCGAGCCATAGATATCAAAGACGAGGTTTGACAATAAAAACTGTAAGAAGGCATTTCCATCTTTAGTTCAGCTCTTGGGAACAAGTGAAAATTATATCTGCGCCAAAAGCAATATCCAGTTTTAGTTCATCATCAATTCTAGATTTTAACAGAACAAAGATTGGTTAAAGATTGTTGTACTAACGGGTAGGCAGTGACTTTAGAAGCCCTGACAGTGAAGGGGCAAACAGCGAAATGAAGAACCTGGAACCTTTCAGCGGCATACTTGGCTTTTAAGTAAGCCGTGTCGGCGGTGTCAAAAGGGGAGACGCGTTGCCAAGGGGCGGAGAAGAAGCCGGTGTTTTGCAAGGACACGGCCACAAAATCGGAATTGGAGACATGGGATTTTATGTCCTCAAGAGTGTCAGCGAAGTTTGATTTTGTGACTTGCTTTACGCTCCATTGCTGTTGAGGTTTATGGTGGGTTCTAGTCACGCTGGTGCTTAACAGGCGCCTTTGCAGCAGCGGGGAGACGgcaaccatttttatttttccttttatccgGCGAACCAAGAGAACTAGGGAGCAGAGAGAGCAGGTAGATCAAGATGTGGGCTAATTGCTTATTGTTGATGAAGTCAAATATGGGCCATGGCCCAATGCTTTCATGGGCTATTCTTCACCAGGCCGTTGGTTGGGGATTGCAAGACTCTCTCTATTTATGTTAAAGACAATAGAGGTGCCCCCTGGTGCTTGTTGGTTGGGGATCAGCACAGGTTGGATCCTCGTATTGTTAGTAATTTTTCATGAGCGTATCTGGAAGTAAAAGTATggtgtgatttattttttaatgttttgtatttgaaaatgttttaaataatatattttaaaaaaaattatttttaatatcgacaccttaaaataattaaaatattaaaaatatttatttaaagcaaatataaaaataaaaaagttttaacaatctacttgataaattattctcaacaaatatatatatatatatatatatatatatatatatatatatatatatatatatatatatatatatatatcaagatgactttttgtgtgaaaaaaatgattattcaAGACATGTCATCAGTTATTGAGGGATTCAAGAGGgcaggggtgattatttttggtttggtctgatgtttacctataaaaacaacaaaattgaaattttataaaaaacaaaaaataaaaccgaaaccggttctaACAGCTGGTTTTGATTCGGttcgattattttatattaaaaaccgaAACCTAAACTACCAGTTTTGGTTCTGTTCTGtttggttcagttcggtttcggtttggtatggttattttatattaaaaaccaaaaactatattgtttttggggttttttttattttctaatgggcttggtttcggttcggtttggtttttttttgtttaatttttttttccagtttggtttagtttatttttaactaaatcaaTTCAGTTCGATTgaggtttttcaatttcagacttataaaaccgaaaccaaaccaaatattttttaaaatattctaatcgatttaatcaatttttttcataaatcagttttttcagttattttttttatctcaatttaattaatttttcaatttatttcctcACAGCTACAAATACTACAAAAGGGTGGTGCCCGCGGCCTCCTCatggttgaaatttttttacccTTCCCCCCTTATATTTGATGCCCTCTGCTTTAAAAACTCTTGATTTTTAATCTCTAAACaaaggttgtcaattctgtATTGGTAGttgtttcgttttttcaattggaatgaaatgtttcagtttcggaaTACCGTTTCGAAGTTgtattgttcatatatatatatatatatatatatatatatatatatatatatatatatatatatataaattcaacaaacataattcaaattcaagataaattaattataaattatgcaatacaaacacaatgccaaacaaatataatttcaaaatttaaaatatttctaaatagtcaagattaaatagatctttaacttaaagtaattcaacttaaacaaaatatcaaaatattatgaaagtaaaatgttttaacacaaatattttaaatataaagttaggttaatgttatcaaggctaatggaatctaaagcatatcttgttttgctcaaattcctacaaagtataaacatgaaaaatacaacatgaatataaaccatatatatattagtgataaatttaattttaaaaaattaatatcattgttaatgaaaatagtaataataatttttaatactattattaatatcattgttattgaaaatagtaatgaaaaagagccttttataattgggtgatttaattaattaaattcaacaaCGTTCTATTTGATTCAAtagcttttcaagagcggaacagaacatgtggaatgaaactgAAACGTTTCGGGCGGAATTTAGCTGAAAAATCcagaacggaccgagatttaaaatgagatgaaatttattctgttttgttttgttttttgaattggtatggaatgtttcggccattcTGAGCGAAACGAAacgaaattgacaaccttgctcTAAACATGAAAactttaaacattttttatttacctcTACCTTCCTAAGCGAAACAAAGTTTTTGATTCGTCACTGTCGTCAATCACTCAAGAGTTTATTTCATGTGTTACATGTTAAAAAGCAATCATAGAGCATCATGAGTTGCGCATGGAGGGAAAACCTCTTTTTATGTCAGAAAGTTAATGGATTAAGACTTGACAGAGGTAGGATTTGGTCACGGCATGTGGAAACTGGTCCAAGCATAAGCTTACATATGTAGTGATGAATCTGCAATAAGATTGGTGCTTGAAGAAGCAAAGTATGATGAGATACATTCACTTGTAGCGTAGCATAAAAGTAGTTGCTTAACAAGGAAGTTGCTCTCTGCAGGATGGATTTATTCATTTCTCTGCGTGCGATGAAGTCTGGTGATCGACAATGTCTTAGATCGGTTTCCCAGACAGAAAACGACTGTAGAAATCTAATGCCTCTCGTGGTTTGTATTCTGGGACAGTATGTCCAGCCCCCTGCACCAACATGATAATCAAATTAGGGCAAGGATGATGAACAACTCAAGTCACTGAATCAAATAGCAAGCTGCGACCTACCTTCATGGTGAGGAAAGTTAAGTTGTTTGCATACCCTTGTGTATAACTGCAACAAAAATGACACCCAGAAGGTGTTTATTTGGTATTCGAGAAAAATAGTGTGGAAACTGGAAGGTCATAAAGAGAacgttttttccttttccctctAAGCTTTTTGTCCTAATGTTTTGAACTTATGATTTCATCACTGAAAAATTagtctcatcaattggaattcGAAAGCAAGAAAAGGTTTGTCCtttccaaaagaagaagaagagcaaatAAAGTACCCGGCAACTTGTCCATTGGAAGTCCATGGCCTCCATTCATCAACTATATCATATCCCATTGATCTCGTCCATGCTTCACTCCCGGTGTATGGAACACACATATCATGATCCCCGCTACAAGTAAAGTAAAGCTATAGCAGTTACTATCATCCTCCACATAATTCAAGGAATAAACAGTGCAAGAAAAAAGTGTAAGGATCTCATCTGATCCATGACGTTGAAAAGCAGAGAACTACAACTACACAGATGgaaccaataaaaaacaagcacTGAACAAGAACGTTCAAAGTTGTATGTATCTCCATTGTTCTTTACACAGGCGGAAAAcagtaaaaataaatcttacaacAATTTAAACcccttcctttcttttcctgTCTTCTCTAAGTCACTTGTCTCACCGAAACTACTAAGATTAAGAACACAAGTTTGAAGATCATGTACCTGAATATGAGGGCACGAAATCCCCTCAAAGTAAGGTTCCTGTGGTACTTAATCATGCTACCAGCATCATGATGAAAACGGATTCTATCTGTGCACAACTCCCAAGTACCAGATACACTTTCCTGTTTTACATAAGGTTCATAAAATACGGTAACTGCTTTCAAACTGTAGCGTGACTGACAAAATCGAGCAAACTTACTAGTTCAGCATGGATTGCTTTCCTAACTGCTTCATTGTTCAGCCATGACGTGGCAACTTCATCATCCTAACAAAATGGCATTTCAGATGAATCCAAATTGTTAGCAAACAGAAAGGCAAATGTGAATAAAGAAAATGACACCATGCACATAGAGAAAGTGTCAATTGGGTATAGCTAGATACGACAGGTTGGCTTCAAGGAaccaagaaaaatgaataaaaaaaatttctttatccTTTTGGCTTTTGTTTAAACAGTGATGGTGGACACTACACAGGGGAATGTTGATAGTAGAATGAAAGCACAATAATCAAGCAATAACATTCCTTAAGGTTAAAAACTAAACATGCTGAATTTTAAATAAGTTTCAAAGAAGGTACACCATAGCATAGATTTCATAAAGTTTACTCATTTTGATTGAAAAGTGAACATACAGTGGACTATTTTCATGTAATCTGTCCAACttcaagatatataaaaaaagaagaaaaaatgtttcaGCAAGCATTCTATATTTGCCATCAATGTTTATTTAAGACCAAATTATATTCCGCCACAAGATTGACAATTAAACTTTTTCCCTTTGTCCCAGGGCTTCCTTCTCTTGTAAAGCTTATGACTGTGTTTTCCTCACTGGCATGGTCGTGGCCTttgtaatgaaaaacaaaaggaattagTATCAGCTAATCTAGTTGGAAAATGGTGTCACATCTATGCAAATGCAGAACTTCTTTCAGTAGTGTCATTACTGATTCTTAAGAACTTATCACATTATTCAAGAAGCATTTcaacttcaatcttttttttcttctgaaaaacaatttttgtgCAATGTTCACCATACACTACTGGTGGAAGTTTATAAGATAAAATAGCATCAAACATTACAACAATAACATTCAGCAAATCTAGATAACAGAACAAGCCACCAGAATTCACCATGGAGGATTTCAGAAACAAATAAGTACATTAATAGATAAAAGTCACAGGatttacaacaaataaatattggACTTACAGTGCATGGAACACTCTCGCCATCGAGGAGCTGTGGCCATGTTGGAACA harbors:
- the LOC7464439 gene encoding poly(A)-specific ribonuclease PARN-like, producing the protein MVAVSPLLQRRLLSTSVTRTHHKPQQQWSVKQVTKSNFADTLEDIKSHVSNSDFVAVSLQNTGFFSAPWQRVSPFDTADTAYLKAKYAAERFQVLHFAVCPFTVRASKVTAYPYNFHLFPRAELKMEMPSYSFYCQTSSLISMARQGFDFNSCINDGISYLSREQESAAKIQMGNPILAKNVTESTSTLSVADSVFVERIKSHIKNWKKACKETSTRKEGNQIQDALVRSLRKLVLGNEEYDSRPCMNIDVCSERQAQLVVEMLQEFADDVVPLIIPAKGGAMQAVRVVLTSSKEDKDLLQGKLQNDEQELKKKVRGFREVIDLISASQKPVVSHGSLNDLTVIHSKFIAPLPPTVDEFMCSLRLAFPLVIDVNHLMKEISPLRKVTSIPVAISQLKNRFFTPIDMEIPCQAMENEDTIHGQNVVKICELFARLCSILKIDPAAVKSDEEKGASALEAYANIFSPFCTASEEPIDGEIKIWTNNTRTVSCEDMVFLWGFGDRVTAGILKSLLQESHEAFSKEFDVRLVDNSCAIVIFWQHGLTETFLNTMNKCSDMRGPLREMVSEGLRAAGYETYNRACRLGLWESSLADSLDRALADSDCASEADSKTKCSDRCNEWIINLDDL